From Mesorhizobium sp. AR02, a single genomic window includes:
- a CDS encoding alpha-D-ribose 1-methylphosphonate 5-phosphate C-P-lyase PhnJ, with translation MSSITTNYSDDGYNFAFLDEQTKRMVRRTLLKALSIPGYQVPFGGREMPLASGWGTGGIQITASVLGPNDRLKVIDQGADDTTNAVSIRRFFQTVADISVTESTEEATIIQTRHRVPEAPLTERQILVYQVPEPEPLRKLIPRESETRKMHAYAEYGAMQVTLYENIARFGRIAKTYDYPAMINGRFLMSPSPIPKFDNPKMANNPAIQFWGAGREKRIYAVPPYTSVRSLDFDDHPFEVQTWQGCCALCGSTVSYLDEVITDDKGSRMFVCSDTDFCNTRQAEAAAQPNSAGGES, from the coding sequence ATGAGCAGTATCACCACAAATTATAGCGACGACGGCTATAACTTCGCTTTTCTCGATGAGCAGACCAAGCGGATGGTCCGTCGGACGCTGCTTAAAGCCCTCTCCATCCCTGGATATCAAGTACCATTCGGCGGCCGTGAGATGCCCCTCGCCTCTGGTTGGGGTACCGGCGGGATTCAGATTACGGCGAGCGTCCTTGGCCCGAACGACCGCCTGAAGGTGATTGACCAAGGTGCCGACGACACCACCAACGCCGTCTCCATCCGCCGCTTTTTCCAGACGGTCGCCGACATATCTGTCACCGAATCTACCGAGGAAGCAACCATCATTCAGACGCGCCACCGTGTGCCGGAGGCACCGCTTACGGAACGCCAGATCCTTGTATATCAGGTTCCGGAACCTGAGCCTTTGCGCAAGCTGATCCCGCGCGAGAGCGAAACTCGCAAAATGCATGCCTATGCCGAGTACGGCGCCATGCAGGTGACGCTCTATGAGAACATCGCCCGTTTCGGCCGTATCGCCAAGACCTACGACTATCCCGCGATGATCAACGGCAGGTTTCTGATGTCGCCATCGCCGATCCCGAAGTTTGATAATCCAAAAATGGCAAACAACCCCGCTATTCAATTTTGGGGTGCGGGCCGAGAAAAACGTATCTATGCCGTGCCGCCCTACACTTCCGTCCGCAGCCTCGATTTCGACGACCATCCCTTCGAGGTGCAGACCTGGCAAGGATGCTGCGCACTTTGTGGGTCGACAGTGAGCTACCTCGACGAGGTGATCACCGACGACAAGGGGTCGCGCATGTTCGTCTGCTCCGACACCGATTTCTGCAACACTCGTCAGGCCGAGGCTGCGGCGCAACCGAACAGCGCCGGAGGGGAGTCATGA